The Candidatus Minimicrobia sp. QA0096 DNA segment GAATGAAGCTTTAGTAGCAGAACGTGAACATTGGGGAGTAAAAAATCAACAAGGCAAGATCGTAAATTACTTCGCCCGAACAGAACCTGCTTACGGAATATATATACCCCGGTTAGACAGCATGCCAGACTACCCCGAACTACTAATAGCTTGTACGAAGAATAAAAAAGCGAAGAGATTAGCTCATCAAGAATTAAGAGTAGACTCGACGCAAGTTAAATTGGCGACTCAAGCTCTCGGTATAGTAATGGCTGATCTAGATATTTTACATAGAGCCGACGGTAAAACTCGGCTGATAAATTTCCCAAAAGACCAACTTGACGAACAGCAAATTACAGTATATTAAAGTATTAAACACAACTTTCACTCTTTTTATTTTCCCCTTATCGTGGTAAAATTTTATATTAAGAGGAAGGTCTGTGTTAATATCAGACCATATTTTTATGAAGGACGCTAGCAAGATTCGAAACATTGCCATTATTGCCCACGTCGACCACGGCAAAACAACCATGGTTGACGGGCTATTAAAGCAGTCGCGAACATTCCGCGACAACCAAGCCGAGATGAGCCAGGAATTGATTATGGATTCCGGCGATCAAGAACACGAGCGCGGCATCACCATCACCGCCAAACAAACGTCAATTTTTTACGGCGACTATAAAATAAACATCATCGATACGCCAGGACACGCCGATTTCTCTGGCGAAGTTGAGCGAACCTTGAATATGGCTGACGGCGTTCTGTTGATCGTGGACGCACAGGAAGGTCCGATGCCTCAGACCAAATTCGTATTGGCGAAGGCACTTGAGCTGGGGCTGAAGCCTGTTGTGATTATCAATAAGATTGACAAGCCAGCCAGACGAATTGCCGAAGTTGAAGATGAGTTGAGCGATCTGTTTTTGGAGCTAGCGACCGACGATTCTCAATTGCAATATCCAATTTATTACGCAATCGGACGCGACGGAAAATCATGGAAAGAAATTCCTACAAACACCGACGAAGACGCGGATTTGACGCCAATTTTTGACGCGATTATTAACGATATTCCAGCGCCAGACGTGACGGAAGATGGCGCGTTTCAATTACTTGTTACCAGCTTACAATATGACACATTCCAGGGGAAATACGCGATTGGGCGAATTGCTCGCGGATCTGTTAAGCGTGGCTTGCAAGTCAGTTTGATGAAAAATGGCGAAGTCGCGGGCTCGGCGCGAATTGAGAAAGTTTTTGGCTATCGCGGCTTGAATCGCGAAGAGCTTGACGAAGCTTTTGCTGGCGACATTGTGGCGCTGGTTGGCGTGGCTGACGCGCATATTGGCGATACGATTGCCGACAAAGAACAGCCTGAAGCGCTACCGACAATCGACATTGAAGCGCCAACTCTGAGTATGTACCTCGGACCAAACACCAGTCCAATGAAAGGGCGCGAAGGCGAGTTTACAACATCCAGGCAAATTGGCGACCGATTGAAGCGAGAGCTTGAAACTAACGTGGCGCTACGTGTTGAGGAAAACGGAATTGGCTTTACGATTTCTGGACGCGGTGAATTGCACCTAAGTGTTTTGATTGAAACTATGCGACGTGAAGGCTTTGAGTTTGAGGTTGGACGACCGCAAGTCGTTACAATTACCGAGGACGGCGTCGAAAAAGAACCGATTGAAGAATTGCAAATTGAAGTTGGAAGCGAATTTATCGGCGCGATCAGCCAAGAGCTTGGCGCGCGACACGCTGAAATGAAATCCCAGGAAACGACCACCGTTGGCGCTGTTCGTTTGACTTACATTTTGCCAACGAGAGCTCTGATTGGTCTGCGCAACATTTTATTGACCGCCACTAGAGGTACGGTGATTATGAACTCCCTGCCTCACGGATATCAACCGATTGGCGGAAAACTGCCAAAAACCCGCAATGGAGTTTTGATTGCATTTGAAGCTGGCACAACAACACCTTACGCTTTGCAAGCAGCCGAAGCCCGTGGCGAATTATTAGTCGGACCAGGAACAGAAGTTTACGCCGGAATGATTGTCGGGATTTACAATCGCCAAGAAGATATCGAAATCAACGTTTGTAAAGCCAAGCATTTGACTAACATGCGCTCCAAATCGTCGGATGGAACTGTGCAATTGACGCCATTTACGCAATTTAGCTTGGAGCAATGTATCGACTTTATCGAAGATGACGAGCTTTTGGAAGTTACGCCAAAATCATTACGACTTCGCAAGCGATATCTGGACGCAAATGAACGAAAACGCGCCGCAAAACAATAATTGCGTTAACCACAAAAATAACCGCCCCGTAATGGAGCGGTTTATTTTTATACGCAGACAGGAATTAGTTGACAAGAGTTTCTTTGACTCGGCGAGAAGCAAAGAAGTACAAGATTACCAATCCTTCTACTATTAGCATTGTAACGATTCCGGTAATAAATGCTGAAACGTCTACTCCTGACCTTCCGGATGCATATATAACCACCGCATTTGCAACATTGCCCAATCCAGCCGTGGCGATCGTAGCAACAGCTAGCCACTTACCAAGACGCTTCTGCATCGTTATAAACACAACCGCACAAATAGCCAAGACTACTAGTACAGGTGAAAATATCAAAGAAATGACGTTCTCTGGCTGACTAAGATTCATTATCGCCTGAAAAAACACTGCTGTATTGACAAGGCTACCGATAACGAAACAAACCACAAAGAACATTAACCAACCCTTAACACCCTTCAGGGATTCTGCCATCACGACATATTGCACTGGCGCTGCTTGAGGTTGCGCAAAATATTGTTGACTAACTGGTTGCTGTTCATACGGTGTGTTCTGAGGTTGCGGTGCGGGACCGTATTGTGCATTTGGATCAGGCTGTGGCGCATATTGCGGCTGCTGAGGTTCTTGTTTTGGCATATTAACTTCTCCTTTTAAGAATATTGGTAATGCCAATTATACCACATCCTTAATTTCCTCTGGTAAAAATCCTTTGTCGTGCTTAAAGCCAGCTTGCCACTTATAGTCCTTGTTATAGCCCAAATCTTTCATCAATTTGGTCGGAGCGTTTCTGAGATGCAACGGCACGGGAGAATTCGGATATTTGTGCGCCAATTCAAAAGCGCCATACATTAAATCGGTAATTTCACGCGACTTCTGACTGCGAGCCAGAGCAATAGCGCAATGGAATAAATTATACTTCGCCTCCGGAAGACCGACGCGCTCGACAGCCTCAAATGTTGCAATTGCCAAGCTCAGCGCACCATTGCCCGCCAGTCCAATATCTTCCGATGCAAAAATCACCATCCGCCGAGCAATAAACTTCGGATCCTCGCCCGCATCAATCATTCGCGCCAAATAATACGTCGCAGCCGTCGCGTCACTGCCCCTTAGCGACTTGATAAAAGCGGAAATCACATCGTAATGCGAATCGCCTTTTTTATCATAGCCCGGAAGTCGCTTCTGAGCCGCCGCCTTAACCACTTCCGGCGTTACTTTTTCATTAAAACTCAGAGCCAATTCCAAATTGCCCAGCGCCACCCTTGCATCGCCATCCGATAATTCCGCCAAATAGTCCAGAGCTTTGGGCGAAACCTGCTTAGACTTTTTCAAGACTTTCAGCGCTCTTTTTAATACGGATATAATCTCGTCTTTTGTCAATCGCTGGAGAACTAAAACTCGTGAACGCGACAGTAGCGGCGTGATGACTTCAAAGCTCGGATTCTCGGTCGTCGCGCCGATTAACGTAATTAGCCCACTCTCAACGTGCGGCAAAAACGCGTCTTGTTGAGCTTTATTAAATCGATGAATTTCGTCAACGAATAGAATTGTCCTAAGTCCTAAATTCCAATTTTGACGGGCGTGTTCAATTACCTGCTCAACGTCCTTTTTCCCGCTCGTAACCGCCGATAATTCAATGAACTCCGCCTTCACCTCGCGCGCAATAATCCGCGCCAACGTCGTTTTTCCAGTTCCCGGCGGACCCCACAATATCAAACTGACCGGCTCGCCATTCTTAACGATTCGCCTCAATAACTCGCCCTCGCCAAGCAAATGACTCTGCCCTATCACCTCATCCAGCGTCTGCGGTCTCATCTGTTCAGCCAGCGGCTGTCTACTATCACTCATACTCCCATTATATCGCGAAATCCATAAAGCCAAAAAGTCTCCGCCGTTTACACTTTCCTCGCACAAAATGCTACAATAGATCTATATAAATAGGAGGAAAAATGGGAGCATTTGTAGTAATAATCTTAGTATCTATCGGGCTTTATGTGCTTGGTGGCATTAAAATTGTCAATCAATATCAGCGCGGCGTGGTTTTAACACTTGGCCGATTCACCGGCGTTCGTGAACCAGGATTAAGAGTCGTCATTCCAGGATTGCAGACAATGATGTTGGTCGATATTCGTTCAACTCCAATTGACGTTCCAAAACAAGAAGTCATCACCAAAGACAACGTCACGGTCGGCGTTGATGCGGTGGTTTATTTCCGAGTCATCAACGCGCCAAAAGCCGTGCTAGAAACCACGAACTATATTTACGCGACTAGCCAATTTGCCCAAGCAGCACTGCGCGACGTCACCGGAAATGTCGACATGGACGATTTGCTCGCCAAGCGCGAAGAAATTTCCCAGCAAATCAAGGAAATTGTTGATGCCGAAACTGACAAATGGGGTATCGATGTCGAGAACGTTAAGATTCAGAATATCGAGCTTCCTGGCGATATGAAGCGTGCCATGGCCAAACAAGCCGAGGCAGAGCGCGAGCGCCGCGCCAACATCATCAACGCTGACGGTGAAAAAGCCGCAGCCGAGACATTAGCCCAGGCTGCAGAAATCCTAGCAAAAACTCAAGGCGCTATCAATCTGCGAACATTGAACACCTTAGAGCGAATCTCTACAGAGCCAAGCCAAAAGACGATGATGCTATTCCCTATCGAACTCATCGATGCAATTCGTGGCGGTAAGAAATAAACCACCTATCAATAAAATAAGCACTCTTGTAATTTTACAGAGTGCTTTATAATTTCTGGTG contains these protein-coding regions:
- the typA gene encoding translational GTPase TypA; this encodes MKDASKIRNIAIIAHVDHGKTTMVDGLLKQSRTFRDNQAEMSQELIMDSGDQEHERGITITAKQTSIFYGDYKINIIDTPGHADFSGEVERTLNMADGVLLIVDAQEGPMPQTKFVLAKALELGLKPVVIINKIDKPARRIAEVEDELSDLFLELATDDSQLQYPIYYAIGRDGKSWKEIPTNTDEDADLTPIFDAIINDIPAPDVTEDGAFQLLVTSLQYDTFQGKYAIGRIARGSVKRGLQVSLMKNGEVAGSARIEKVFGYRGLNREELDEAFAGDIVALVGVADAHIGDTIADKEQPEALPTIDIEAPTLSMYLGPNTSPMKGREGEFTTSRQIGDRLKRELETNVALRVEENGIGFTISGRGELHLSVLIETMRREGFEFEVGRPQVVTITEDGVEKEPIEELQIEVGSEFIGAISQELGARHAEMKSQETTTVGAVRLTYILPTRALIGLRNILLTATRGTVIMNSLPHGYQPIGGKLPKTRNGVLIAFEAGTTTPYALQAAEARGELLVGPGTEVYAGMIVGIYNRQEDIEINVCKAKHLTNMRSKSSDGTVQLTPFTQFSLEQCIDFIEDDELLEVTPKSLRLRKRYLDANERKRAAKQ
- a CDS encoding replication-associated recombination protein A translates to MSDSRQPLAEQMRPQTLDEVIGQSHLLGEGELLRRIVKNGEPVSLILWGPPGTGKTTLARIIAREVKAEFIELSAVTSGKKDVEQVIEHARQNWNLGLRTILFVDEIHRFNKAQQDAFLPHVESGLITLIGATTENPSFEVITPLLSRSRVLVLQRLTKDEIISVLKRALKVLKKSKQVSPKALDYLAELSDGDARVALGNLELALSFNEKVTPEVVKAAAQKRLPGYDKKGDSHYDVISAFIKSLRGSDATAATYYLARMIDAGEDPKFIARRMVIFASEDIGLAGNGALSLAIATFEAVERVGLPEAKYNLFHCAIALARSQKSREITDLMYGAFELAHKYPNSPVPLHLRNAPTKLMKDLGYNKDYKWQAGFKHDKGFLPEEIKDVV
- a CDS encoding slipin family protein, whose protein sequence is MGAFVVIILVSIGLYVLGGIKIVNQYQRGVVLTLGRFTGVREPGLRVVIPGLQTMMLVDIRSTPIDVPKQEVITKDNVTVGVDAVVYFRVINAPKAVLETTNYIYATSQFAQAALRDVTGNVDMDDLLAKREEISQQIKEIVDAETDKWGIDVENVKIQNIELPGDMKRAMAKQAEAERERRANIINADGEKAAAETLAQAAEILAKTQGAINLRTLNTLERISTEPSQKTMMLFPIELIDAIRGGKK